From Rutidosis leptorrhynchoides isolate AG116_Rl617_1_P2 chromosome 3, CSIRO_AGI_Rlap_v1, whole genome shotgun sequence, a single genomic window includes:
- the LOC139897862 gene encoding malate dehydrogenase 1, mitochondrial-like — MKSSALLRSVLKNSSSFSSLLHRSYSSESAPARKVVVLGAAGGIGQPLSLLMKLNPLVSSLSLYDIAGTPGVAADVSHVNTRSEVVGYMGEENLGKALEGADLVIIPAGVPRKPGMTRDDLFNVNAGIVKGLCNAISKYCPHALVNMISNPVNSTVPIASEVFKKAGTYDERRLFGVTTLDVVRAKTFYAAKAKVPVADVNVPVVGGHAGITILPLFSQATPKANNLSDEDIIALTKRTQDGGTEVVEAKAGKGSATLSMAYAGAIFADACLKGLNGVPGVVECSYVQSNVTEVPFFASKVRLGKNGVEEVLGLGSLSDYEKQGLEALLPELKSSIEKGIKFANQS; from the exons ATGAAGTCTTCTGCATTGTTGCGATCCGTCCTTAAGAATTCATCATCCTTTTCCTCATTACTCCACCGGAGTTACTCATCGGAATCTGCTCCGGCGCGTAAGGTCGTCGTATTAGGAGCCGCCGGTGGTATTGGACAACCGCTTTCACTCCTCATGAAGTTAAACCCTCTCGTATCATCACTATCACTCTACGATATCGCCGGTACTCCCGGTGTTGCAGCTGACGTCAGCCACGTTAACACCAGATCCGAG GTGGTTGGTTATATGGGTGAGGAGAATTTGGGGAAGGCATTAGAAGGAGCTGATCTTGTTATTATCCCAGCTGGTGTGCCACGTAAGCCAGGAATGACTCGTGATGATCTTTTTAACGTCAATGCTGGTATCGTGAAGGGTCTTTGCAACGCGATCTCGAAATACTGTCCTCAT GCACTTGTAAATATGATCAGTAACCCTGTGAACTCCACTGTGCCCATTGCTTCTGAGGTGTTTAAGAAGGCGGGGACGTATGATGAAAGGAGGTTGTTTGGTGTGACGACACTTGACGTTGTTAGGGCAAAGACATTTTATGCTGCCAAAGCTAAGGTTCCGGTTGCTG ATGTAAATGTACCCGTTGTTGGTGGTCATGCTGGTATTACCATTCTGCCATTGTTTTCTCAG GCCACACCAAAAGCAAATAATTTATCAGATGAAGATATAATTGCTCTCACGAAACGAACACAAGATGGTGGTACAGAGGTTGTGGAGGCAAAGGCTGGAAAGGGTTCTGCTACACTCTCTATGGC TTATGCTGGGGCCATATTTGCTGACGCTTGCTTGAAAGGACTTAACGGGGTCCCTGGTGTTGTCGAATGTTCATATGTGCAATCAAATGTTACTGAAGTGCCATTCTTTGCCTCAAAG GTGCGACTTGGGAAAAACGGTGTGGAGGAAGTGCTTGGTCTCGGCTCACTTTCAGACTATGAGAAACAAGGTTTGGAAGCTCTTTTGCCAGAACTAAAGTCATCTATTGAGAAGGGAATCAAGTTTGCCAACCAAAGCTAA